One stretch of Punica granatum isolate Tunisia-2019 chromosome 5, ASM765513v2, whole genome shotgun sequence DNA includes these proteins:
- the LOC116207729 gene encoding probable prefoldin subunit 4, whose product MQQGGGSETEVTWEDQQNINRFSKLNNRFHELEDEIKAAKERNDNLEDASNELILTDEEVVRFQIGEVFAHVPKDEVEERIEQMKEVTTKNLEKLEEEKESVLAQMAELKKILYAKFKDSINLEED is encoded by the exons ATGCAACAG GGCGGGGGATCGGAGACAGAGGTCACGTGGGAAGACCAGCAGAACATCAACAGATTCTCCAAGCTCAACAATCGGTTCCACGAGCTCGAAGATGAGATAAAGGCCGCAAAG GAGAGAAATGATAATCTTGAGGATGCTAGCAACGAGCTGATTCTCACGGATGAGGAGGTGGTCCGCTTCCAGATCGGAGAGGTCTTTGCTCATGTGCCAAAGGATGAAGTTGAGGAGAGGATCGAACAGATGAAGGAGGTCACCACCAAGAACTTGGAGAAattggaggaggagaaggagtcGGTGCTAGCACAGATGGCCGAGTTGAAGAAGATTTTGTACGCAAAGTTCAAAGACTCCATCAATCTAGAGGAGGATTGA
- the LOC116207728 gene encoding pathogenesis-related protein PR-4-like, protein MARSSFSLVFAAVLLCAALAGTAYAQSASNARATYHLYNPQQHNWDLNAVSAYCATWDANKPLAWRQKYGWTAFCGPVGPRGQASCGRCLRVTNTRTRAQATVRIVDQCSNGGLDLDVNVFNQLDTDRNGYAQGHLTVNYEFVQC, encoded by the exons ATGGCGAGGTCATCATTCAGCCTGGTTTTCGCCGCGGTGTTGCTTTGCGCAGCCCTTGCCGGTACGGCTTACGCACAGAGTGCTTCGAACGCGAGGGCAACCTACCACCTGTATAATCCTCAGCAGCACAACTGGGACCTGAATGCCGTGAGCGCTTACTGCGCCACGTGGGATGCGAACAAGCCGCTCGCCTGGCGGCAGAAGTATGGGTGGACCGCCTTCTGTGGACCTGTCGGGCCTCGGGGCCAGGCTTCCTGCGGAAGATGCCTCAGG GTGACAAACACGAGGACGAGAGCTCAGGCAACGGTGAGGATTGTCGATCAGTGCAGCAATGGAGGCTTGGATCTGGATGTGAACGTTTTCAATCAACTGGACACTGACAGGAATGGGTATGCGCAGGGCCATCTCACCGTGAACTATGAGTTCGTGCAATGTTAG